A genomic stretch from Penicillium digitatum chromosome 4, complete sequence includes:
- a CDS encoding Multicopper oxidase, type 3 — protein MKLQALLLLASSLSASITAIPHDPADSITFQPQHHGPTTTTKTQSTSNIYKPTGRPCAGNTPRTRSQWCQFDVNTDYTQIVPNTGVTREYWLNIEELVAAPDGFSRPIMAVNGTIPGPTIFADWGDWVVIHVTNSLHKAQNGTSIHWHGIRQNYTNGNDGVVSITQCPTAPGSTITYKWHAEQYGSSWYHSHIGLQAWEGVFGGIVINGPATANYEVDKGSLFLTDWSHPTVDELYLEAQTVGPPTMDTGLINGTNVFGNGTNSTGTRFQMKVNQGSSYRLRIVNSAIDTHWKFMIDNHTLTVISADFVPIRPFTADFINIAMGQRYDVIVTANQRQISDSFWIRAIPQEACSENASPDNIRGILYYSNSPSTPTTNPFIFPDGCVDEPAASLIPQVPKTVSAADWNNLTDVTLGRNSANLFRWYLNSTTMQVPWEDPTLLQLINNENTPNFTTSSGVIELPRAYEWVYLMINTSFPVAHPIHLHGHDFFILAQGLNPWNGSVSTNNPPRRDTAILNGNGFLLVAFETDNPGAWLMHCHIGWHTSEGFALQFLERESEIEPLIDRKALGDNCNSWNAYDAAFGIEQEDSGV, from the exons ATGAAGCTTCAGGCTCTTCTCCTCCTGGCAAGTAGCCTGAGTGCTTCTATCACGGCGATTCCACACGATCCAGCCGATTCAATCACTTTCCAGCCACAACACCATGGACCCACAACTACAACCAAGACCCAATCAACCTCCAATATCTACAAGCCAACAGGAAGACCCTGTGCAGGCAACACGCCCCGAACACGGTCTCAATGGTGCCAATTCGACGTCAACACCGACTATACTCAGATAGTACCCAACACGGGCGTAACACGGGAATACTGGCTCAACATCGAAGAGCTAGTAGCCGCACCAGATGGATTCAGCCGGCCAATAATGGCCGTCAATGGGACAATCCCGGGCCCAACGATCTTCGCCGACTGGGGCGACTGGGTTGTGATTCACGTCACGAACAGCCTCCACAAAGCCCAGAACGGAACTAGCATCCACTGGCATGGGATCCGACAGAATTATACGAACGGCAACGACGGCGTGGTCTCCATCACGCAGTGTCCCACCGCGCCTGGTTCAACCATCACCTACAAATGGCACGCCGAGCAGTACGGCTCGTCGTGGTACCATTCGCATATTGGGCTACAGGCGTGGGAGGGTGTGTTTGGTGGGATTGTGATCAATGGACCGGCTACGGCGAACTACGAGGTGGATAAGGGCAGTCTGTTCCTGACGGACTGGTCGCATCCCACCGTTGATGAGTTGTACTTGGAGGCTCAAACGGTTGGTCCGCCGACTATGGATACTGGGTTGATCAATGGAACCAATGTCTTTGGGAATGGGACCAATTCTACGGGGACGAGATTCCAGATGAAGGTTAATCAGGGGTCTTCGTACCGTTTGAGGATTGTTAATTCGGCTATTGATACACACTGGAAGTTCATGATTGACAACCATACGCTCACCGTTATTTCGGCCGACTTTGTGCCAATCAGGCCGTTTACGGCGGACTTTATCAACATCGCAATGG GCCAACGCTACGATGTAATCGTCACAGCAAACCAACGCCAAATCTCCGACTCATTCTGGATTCGTGCAATTCCCCAAGAAGCATGTTCTGAAAATGCAAGCCCCGACAATATAAGAGGAATCCTCTACTACAGCAACAGCCCCAGCACACCCACAACAAACCCATTCATCTTCCCAGACGGATGCGTCGACGAACCAGCCGCCAGCCTGATCCCCCAAGTTCCCAAGACCGTCTCAGCCGCAGACTGGAACAACCTGACAGACGTGACACTGGGACGCAACAGCGCGAATCTCTTCCGCTGGTACCTCAACAGCACGACGATGCAAGTACCCTGGGAAGACCCAACTTTGCTCCAACTCATCAACAACGAAAACACGCCGAACTTCACAACGTCGAGCGGCGTGATTGAGCTACCCCGCGCATACGAGTGGGTATACCTTATGATCAACACAAGCTTCCCAGTCGCGCATCCTATTCATTTACACGGGCATGACTTCTTTATTTTGGCGCAGGGGTTGAATCCGTGGAATGGGAGTGTTTCGACTAACAACCCGCCACGGAGGGATACGGCGATATTGAACGGGAATGGGTTTTTGCTTGTTGCGTTTGAGACGGACAATCCCGGGGCGTGGCTTATGCATTGTCACATTGGGTGGCATACTAGTGAGGGGTTTGCGTTGCAGTTTTTGGAGAGGGAGAGTGAGATTGAGCCGTTGATTGATCGGAAGGCTCTGGGCGATAATTGTAATTCTTGGAATGCTTATGATGCGGCTTTTGGAATTGAGCAAGAGGATTCGGGGGTTTAG
- a CDS encoding Protein kinase-like domain: protein MNTNSPTDYKALFLQEQERRRQAEEEGRQEKERNRKTTLVEFLRCCHNVLSRPLQVRTPSDSTTGETPIPKGKYCPTRLERWVDCAARQQDIYNSVRHYLQPQENAPRLFPPRIVLDGLSEHFKGPMGAEYDLQTYERLAVEDHTRYIFLELCKIPAAREEFGLGDGVLFDSHPKILNDTEIVEKDTKNASATPRGKPDQLFIHRVDDRTTTLLTTAEYKPPHKLPLEDIHRGLRDMDLWKEIVWSNKVPNDEAESLVYNSQRLVCSAIVQEYHVMIQEGLEYSYLTTGIALVLLRVPYDKPSTLYYYLCEPNQEVGHEDGDLQSPSTAIARVLCLCLMSFCSQPRNQEWRNEYCRDLKVWTTQFDGLHETICSRELHQNPHSDDTNCVSPISPATSPEFLESSSPVGSPRAPARRVATISQGGCAPSDLRDLTESLDSLGSDSDYAVSRRKRGFSQVEVSPSQRPSRQNERQNEQDIQKDLSQRQRAQFCTQRCLLGLKNGGPLDDSCPNVHIHQQSGDGVQHPINAAKLVSCLKQQMDEIIDRCIPFGTIGSYSAPFKLTCSLYGYTVVGKGTSSYLWQQLVSREAEIYQILLKAQGSAVPVFFGKMDLAKIYFLHGAGEIRHMLVMGWAGESIANLEETAELHREFKRSNKEIRALGVRHLDPWPNNILWNAELGRALIIDFHRCELDRRPAAERTSSLKRRKV, encoded by the coding sequence ATGAATACAAATAGCCCCACAGATTACAAGGCGCTTTTTCTACAGGAACAAGAGCGGAGGAGGCAGGCGGAGGAGGAAGGGAGACAGGAAAAAGAGCGTAACCGAAAAACAACTCTGGTGGAATTTCTCCGCTGTTGCCACAATGTATTGTCGCGACCATTACAAGTTCGTACCCCTTCCGACTCGACCACTGGAGAAACTCCCATTCCCAAAGGGAAATACTGCCCGACACGACTAGAGCGATGGGTTGATTGTGCAGCCCGGCAGCAAGACATTTATAACTCCGTACGTCACTACCTCCAGCCACAGGAAAATGCGCCACGACTTTTTCCGCCGCGGATTGTGCTAGACGGTCTTAGTGAGCACTTCAAGGGGCCTATGGGCGCTGAATACGACCTACAGACCTATGAGCGACTTGCAGTGGAAGATCATACACGTTATATTTTCTTAGAGCTGTGCAAAATCCCCGCCGCCCGGGAAGAGTTCGGGCTTGGTGATGGGGTTCTGTTTGATAGCCATCCTAAGATCTTGAATGATACCGAAATCGTCGAAAAAGATACCAAAAATGCATCAGCCACCCCTCGTGGCAAGCCGGATCAACTCTTCATCCATCGTGTTGATGATAGAACCACCACCCTTCTCACAACCGCCGAATACAAGCCTCCGCACAAGCTTCCACTAGAGGATATCCACAGAGGCCTTCGGGATATGGACTTGTGGAAAGAGATAGTCTGGTCAAACAAGGTGCCCAATGACGAGGCTGAGTCATTAGTCTACAACTCGCAGCGGCTTGTGTGCTCAGCAATTGTCCAGGAATACCATGTCATGATTCAAGAAGGGTTAGAATATTCCTATTTGACTACTGGGATAGCCCTCGTCCTTCTCCGAGTTCCATACGATAAGCCAAGCACCTTATATTACTATCTCTGTGAGCCCAACCAGGAGGTGGGCCATGAAGATGGAGATCTCCAATCCCCCAGCACAGCTATTGCAAGGGTCCTCTGTCTTTGCCTGATGAGCTTTTGCTCGCAGCCACGCAATCAAGAGTGGCGGAATGAGTATTGTCGTGATCTGAAGGTCTGGACCACACAGTTTGATGGTTTGCACGAAACTATTTGCTCTCGGGAATTACATCAGAACCCACACTCCGATGACACAAACTGTGTTAGCCCTATTTCGCCTGCCACCAGCCCAGAGTTCCTGGAATCATCATCTCCAGTCGGGTCGCCAAGAGCACCAGCTCGCCGAGTAGCCACAATATCACAAGGTGGCTGTGCACCATCAGACCTTAGAGATCTCACGGAGTCTCTGGATTCATTAGGCTCTGATTCAGATTATGCAGTATCCCGACGAAAGCGAGGGTTCAGTCAAGTTGAAGTTTCGCCTTCACAGCGACCTTCTCGCCAAAATGAGCGTCAAAATGAGCAGGACATACAAAAAGACTTATCCCAACGACAACGTGCACAGTTCTGTACCCAGCGTTGTCTTCTGGGGCTGAAGAATGGCGGCCCTCTGGATGATTCTTGCCCAAATGTTCATATCCACCAGCAAAGCGGGGACGGGGTTCAGCATCCTATCAATGCTGCCAAGCTGGTATCATGTCTCAAGCAACAAATGGACGAAATAATTGATCGATGCATTCCATTTGGGACTATTGGATCATACAGCGCCCCGTTTAAGCTCACATGCTCTCTTTATGGGTATACTGTCGTGGGAAAAGGGACGTCGTCCTATCTCTGGCAGCAACTTGTTTCTCGCGAAGCTGAGATATACCAAATCCTACTAAAAGCACAAGGGTCTGCTGTCCCAGTGTTTTTCGGCAAGATGGACCTAGCAAAAATTTACTTTTTGCATGGAGCTGGAGAAATTCGGCATATGCTCGTCATGGGTTGGGCCGGCGAGAGCATAGCAAACCTCGAGGAAACTGCGGAGCTTCACAGGGAGTTTAAAAGGTCGAATAAGGAAATACGCGCTTTGGGGGTGCGACACTTAGACCCTTGGCCTAATAATATCCTATGGAATGCTGAGTTAGGACGGGCTTTAATTATTGACTTTCACCGATGCGAGCTAGATCGTCGGCCTGCTGCGGAACGTACTAGCTCATTGAAGAGGCGCAAAGTATAG
- a CDS encoding Serine/threonine-protein kinase DCLK translates to MDPSLYCQSNLLYTQESLSKYQHGGYHPVNLGDTFENDRYKIHHKLGWGGFSTVWLAKDRDRNQWVSLKILTANSSISRELQNLKILERQSRRGLSSNYIIQLLDAFTHKGPNGVHQCLVFELLGPSVDKVLSDYHEAQEKLLPETVLRISTQLLKAIKFIHSAGMCHGDISGRNIAFSCTHLSKRTEEQLFDVLGFPEIEPLKRVDGTPLGNELPAQLIKAAEWTEWIDEDDEDIRVLDFGESFFQGQEPQKLAQPASLRVPETIFTDCFDYRVDLWRTGCMIYSFLFTTWPFWYLGEDEVLIYQMIGFVERLPAEWESKWESMLMSSSHNLELEEDYGTSKLERKFAGLVPNPILKPLLHVIQGLMRFLPSSRFTAEEALDLLGNFQD, encoded by the exons ATGGATCCATCTCTGTACTGCCAAAGCAACCTTCTTTATACACAGGAGTCATTGTCAAAATATCAACATGGAGGATACCATCCAGTCAACCTCGGAGATACATTTGAAAATGATCGTTACAAGATACATCACAAGTTAGGATGGGGTGGCTTTTCCACAGTATGGCTTGCGAAAGACAGAGA CCGAAATCAATGGGTCTCCTTGAAGATCTTGACCGCAAATTCGTCGATATCGCGAGAGCTGCAAAATTTGAAAATTCTAGAGAGGCAATCTCGGAGAGGGCTTTCTTCAAACTATATTATTCAGCTCCTTGATGCCTTCACACACAAAGGCCCCAACGGGGTCCACCAATGTCTTGTTTTTGAATTACTTGGTCCTTCGGTTGACAAGGTCCTCTCGGACTACCATGAGGCTCAAGAAAAACTCCTCCCGGAAACCGTGCTCCGAATTTCTACGCAGCTCTTGAAAGCTATCAAATTCATTCACAGTGCCGGCATGTGCCATGGAG ACATCAGTGGTCGGAACATTGCATTTAGTTGCACTCATTTGTCCAAACGGACTGAGGAGCAGCTTTTTGATGTTCTTGGATTCCCGGAAATTGAGCCACTGAAACGGGTTGATGGCACGCCTCTAGGCAATGAATTGCCGGCCCAACTGATCAAGGCAGCAGAATGGACTGAGTGGATAGACGAGGACGATGAAGATATTCGGGTCCTCGATTTTGGAGAGAGTTTTTTTCAAGGGCAGGAACCTCAGAAGCTGGCCCAGCCGGCTTCATTGAGGGTACCAGAGACGATTTTCACCGACTGCTTCGATTATCGCGTCGACTTATGGCGCACAGGTTGCATG ATTTATTCCTTCTTATTCACGACCTGGCCATTCTGGTATCTTGGCGAGGACGAGGTTTTAATTTACCAGATGATTGGCTTTGTGGAGAGGTTGCCAGCTGAATGGGAGTCTAAGTGGGAATCAATGCTGATGAGTTCTAGCCATAATCTGGAGCTAGAAGAAG ATTACGGAACCTCGAAGCTTGAACGGAAGTTTGCTGGTTTGGTACCCAATCCAATACTCAAACCTCTACTTCATGTGATCCAAGGATTGATGCGATTTTTACCGTCTAGTCGCTTTACTGCAGAAGAGGCACTTGATTTGCTGGGTAACTTTCAAGATTAA
- a CDS encoding Reverse transcriptase, putative — MLRERSKTQRQRGGWTPMEAQSWKKGGCLTAIPDALPREWESRKAYIQAPWSKPPKVHIEEREQARNTYDSIERQLRAPVRLYTDGSGYQGGIGAAVYPAYPSVQNESRLCNMGSDDDATVYAAELHAIEMALEVIQYQFTSNDDWRERLAERGAVIFTDNQAALKAIKNPKMPSGQVYLEGSLRVLDWCSKSKIQVELRWIPAHEGIPGNEHVDMLAKSAATTTDTSNYHNRSTRLAAAASKCIKHESMIAWEKSWSKGGRIARRTRRLVEAPNKTNLSYWKGLRKATTSVLIQLRTGIIGLAEYLSKIKRKTHRVVNAT, encoded by the coding sequence ATGCTCCGAGAAAGGAGCAAAACTCAACGCCAGAGAGGAGGATGGACACCAATGGAGGCTCAgtcctggaagaagggtggatGTCTCACTGCAATCCCGGACGCCTTACCAAGGGAatgggagagcaggaaggcatacatccaggcgCCATGGAGCAAGCCACCAAAGGTACACATTGAAGAACGAGAGCAAGCAAGAAACACATACGATAGCATTGAACGACAACTCCGCGCACCGGTACGACTATAcaccgatgggagcgggtatcaaggcggcattggggccgcagtgtacccggcatacccgAGTGTCCAGAACGAGTCACGGCTATGCAATATGGGATCTGACGACGATGCCACTGTGTACGCCGCCGAGCTCCACGCTATTGAAATGGCACTGGAAGTTATCCAATACCAATTCACAAGCAACGACGACTGGCGAGAAAGGCTGGCGGAGAGGGGGGCCGTGATCTTCACCGACAACCAGGCCGCTCTTAAAGCTATTAAAAACCCCAAAATGCCATCCGGCCAGGTATACCTGGAAGGAAGCCTCCGCGTACTGGACTGGTGCTCGAAGAGCAAGATTCAGGTTGAATTGCGCTGGATCCCGGcgcatgaaggcattccagGCAACGAACATGTTGACATGCTTGCAAAGAGCGCAGCAACCACCACCGACACATCGAATTATCATAACCGATCTAcccggcttgccgccgcagcgagcaagtGTATTAAGCATGAATCGATGATCGCATGGGAAAAATCGTGGTCGAAGGGAGGAAGGATTGCGCGGAGGACTCGGAGGCTGGTCGAAGCGCCGAACAAGACAAATCTGTCATACTGGAAAGGACTGCGGAAAGCAACAACATCAGTGCTAATCCAACTCCGGACAGGCATCATCGGGCTCGCTGAATACCtatccaaaatcaagcgaaaAACCCACCGCGTTGTCAATGCGACCtag
- a CDS encoding Aldehyde dehydrogenase (AldH12), putative encodes MLTEVKAAPIMAKFMIASGLLGQFQSVDSVAMGKEQGEEDSKPKPTQDTANVGETGNTSQWPGARSAEVTSHQRTWRTTYAADEDDEAWRHDPNLFVFDLPE; translated from the coding sequence atgttgacagaagtgaaggcagcgccgatcatggcgaagttcatgatcgcatcgggactcttgggacagtttcagtcagtggactcggtcgccatgggtaaggagcagggggaggaggattcaaaaccgaaaccaacccaagacactgcgaatgttggagaaacagggaacacatcacagtggccgggcgccaggtccgccgaggtcacctcacatcaacgcacatggagaacaacgtacgctgccgacgaagacgacgaggcatggcgccatgacccgaacctattcgtgttcgacctgccggagtga